Within the Sulfurospirillum barnesii SES-3 genome, the region TGGCATTGACTTCGCCCACGCCTCCAAATTCAAAAAACTCATTGGCACTTTTTCCTATTTTTGAAGCATTGACCGCAATAATAGATTTGTCCGTCATGCTTCCAAGCCATTCGCCTAATTTTAATTCTGCTGTCGTTTTTAGTTTCATAGGCATTAAAGGTTTTGGCGACTCAAACAGATAGAGATGCGAAAGATAATCATATTTAGCATAAGCAACGCTGGGCTTCTCTTTGGAATAGGCAACCGCATACTTTTCACTCAAAGCAATCGCTCGGGTATTTCCAAAATAGACAATGGAGCCTTTGTTTTTTTCATAACACTGTGAAAAATCAGGATACACAAACTCTGCTTTATTGGCAACGATAGGGGCATCCGCTGCAAAAAGAATACACGCTATGCTAAGAAAAAAAAGAGTAATACGTTTCACTCACGCTCCTTATGGCTTTATGCCAAATCCTCCAAAATGAGAAAGCATTTGGTTTGTTGCCAGTTTTTTATTATCTTCAACCATCTTTGTGACATCGTTCATCGCACTGATTAACAAAATTTGTAATGACTCTTTGTCGTTTAAAAGAGAATCATCAATAGTAATATCAATCACTTCACCATTGCCATTCATGCTCACACTGACAAGCCCACCACCACTTTTGGCCGTAAACTCTTTAGTGCTTGCCTCTTCTTGCATCTTTTGCGCTTGTTTTTGTGCCTCTTCAAGCATAGCACCCATTTTAGATAAATCAAAATTTTCAAACATTAAATATAGTCTCTTACTTCCACCATGGCATTGCTCTCATCCACTAAGACAACGGTCGGTTTAAATGTTTGTATCTCATTTTCATTCAAATGGGCATACGCAATAATAATAATTTTATCCCCAATATGTGCCTTTCTAGCAGCAGCACCATTAAGACAAATATCTTTTTGACCTGCACGTCCCTCAATCACATAGGTCGTAAAACGCTCACCGTTGTTAATATTCACCACTTCTACTTTTTGACCTACTTTTAAATGAGACGCTTCAATTAACTCTTTATCAATCGTAATAGACCCAACATAGTTCAAATTCGCATCCGTGACCGTGGCTCTGTGAATTTTACTGTATAACATCTCTAGCGTCATCGCTTTTATACCTCATTCAAGTTAAGAAATTTGTTTATTTTATCCTATTTTTGCTTAGCCCATCGTGCAAGAATCTCTTGAACCACAACCCTATCATCAAAAGGATGCTTCACCCCTGCAATCTCCTGATAGGTTTCATCCCCTTTTCCAAGGATAAGCACCACATCATTCAACCCTTGCATTACAAGCGCTTGCTCAATAGCTTCGTAACGATCTACCTTTACATGTAAAGATTCTTTGGCATGCATGCCACTTAAAATTTCATCAATGATGGTCTGAGGATTTTCAGAACGTGGATTGTCACTGGTGACAATAATCTTTTTAGCATACCGTTCTGCCATTGCCCCCATTTTAGGACGCTTCGTGCGATCCCTATCGCCTCCTGCTCCAAAAACGACAATCACATCACGCTCTTTCATACTCTCTAAAACTTTTTCCATCCCATCAGGCGTGTGTGCAAAATCAACAATGACCAATGGCTCTTGTGAAACCACTTGCATGCGTCCCTCCACACCACCAAAATGCGAAACTGCTTCGCAAATCTCTTCCATACTCGCACCTTTTAACATATCCACAGCGCCAATGGCAGCTAAAAGATTGTAAAGATTGAAAAAACCATGCATTGATGACTCAAATTCATAAACTTTCTCAATTTTTGAAACCGCTGCACTGATACCCTCTTTTAAAGAATAGGCTAAAATTTTATACGTTGCAGGATGTTCTATGCCATAACTCATAGCATTGGTGCGATTAAAGCGAATATTACGTTCATCTTTATTGATGAGCTTTAAACTTTCATCTTCAAAAAAACGACTCTTAATAGCAATATACTCCTCAATGCTCTTATGAAAATCTAAATGATCTTGCGTAACATTGGTTAAAATTTTGAGTGCAAAGCTGAGTCCATCAATACGATTTTGAGCAATCGCATGAGAGCTCACTTCCATGACAAAATACTCACATCCTTGCTCTACTGCCATTTTTAAATTTTTAATCGTTTGCAAAATAGGAGGAGTCGTTAAACTCTTCTCTTCAATACGCACATCATTGATAAAACAACCACGTGTGCCTTGTAATCCCACTTTTTTGCCAACATCAAGCAAAATAGAATAAATAGCAGCTGCTGTGGTCGTCTTCCCATTCGTACCTGTTATACCAATAATTTTAATCTTTCCCTCAATCTCTAAAAGTGATAAACACTCTTTGGCAGAAATAATCTTTACACATCCATTTTCAATTGCTTTTTGCGCATAAGAGCGATTTTGATCTGTTGAAACAAAAATCGTTGAAGCATCACATTCGGCTGAATTATCCGTTACATGTAAAAATGGAGCATGATTTTCTAATGCTATTTTCAAAGAATTTCTCCCTATTTTTGTACTTTTTTAATCAAAGATAAAAGCTGTTCGTCATTAGGGAAAAGGGTCACAGCACTTTCAAGGTAATTGAGTGACATTTCAACAAAACCATTCTCCATTAATTTTGAAAGAAAATCAACAAAATCTTCTTTTTTAGAAATGATAACTTTTGTTGAAAACATAATATCTTCAAAAGCTTCTTTGAAACTACCCCGAGAGTTAATTAATGCAAGGAAATCTTCATATTTAATGCCATTTTCTGCATTAATACGCATTTCTAAATCATTGTGCTTAAAAAGATGAGCTATTTTTTCACTATTTCTTTCGACAGAATCAATCATATCTTGAAATAATTCTTCAAACGATTCACTTGAGTTTTGTTGGTTCATAAGATAATATTCAAAAAGGGCTAAAGCTTGCTCCTCATTATGTGATGCTAAATCGCATAAAATAGCACCAATACGAGCCTCCTTTGATTGAGGTTCTTCACTAAGTGCTAAAGAAAACTCAAACAATGCCTCCTTAAAATTTTTTTCATAAAATTTTGCAATACCTTTTTTACTATGTGCGTTCATTACTCTCCAAATGCTTCAAACTCATATTCAGCCCCTGGTAAAATATTAATCACTTCAAGTTCGGGGTGTATATCAATACGTAATTGACGTTCAACTCCATATTTTAATGTTTGCCCACTGGAAGCACACCCTTGACAAGCACCTTGTAATTGCACAAAAACATGCCCTTTTTTAATGCCAAGTAATGTTAATCCTCCGCCATCTAATGCTAACATGGGTTTAATTTTTTCAAGTGATTTTTCAACGGCAGGAAGTAACTCTTCATCGCTAAATGGTATCATAAATTCTCCTATAGAAAAGTAGCTAATTTAACAATAGTTTGCGTTAAAAGTGACTTAATTTATGCATTGACTTTGATAGGAAGGGAATAGTGAGTGTGAAAGATAACAAAGAAGATTGGGGAAAAATCCCCAAATATAAAGAATTAAACGAGCTCTAAAAACGCCATTGGCGCTGCATCGCCTTTTCTGATACGTGTTTTAATAATACGGGTATAACCACCGTTTCTTTCCACATATTTAGGGGCAATTTCATTCACAAGTTTTTTGGTACACTCTTTATCTTGAAGTGCAGCAAAAACTGTCTTATGAGCGTGATCACCACCAACTCCAGCTTTTGTAATTAATTTTTCAACATATCCTCTAAGCTCTTTTGCTTTAGGAAGTGTTGTCTCAATTTTTTCATATTTAATGACCGCTATAGCCATGTTCTTCAACAACGCTGCTCTGTGTGATGAAGTACGACCAAGCTTTCTGTATCCATGCTTATGTCTCATAAATTAACCCTCGTTGACTTCAGATTTTAAATCTTCAATTTTTTTCTTAAGCAGACTCGCTGTTTCTTCAGAAAAGTTATACCCTACTGGATAACCACTCTCTTCCATAACTTGTCTAATCTCTTCTAACGATTTTTTGCCTAGGTTTTTGAGATCTTTCAATTCTGTTTCGCTCATCAATGAAAGCTCACCAATATATTTAACCTCAGCTCGATCCAAACAGTTGAAACTACGTGCGCTTAGATTTAACTCTTCCACGCTCTGTAATAACTTTGCCAATTCAACATTTTCGTTAGAACTCTCACTTTTTGGAGCCACTGCAATATCCAAAATACCATTAAATACTGACATTTGAGAATACATTGCTTCAAGTGAATTTTTAAATGCCTCAATGGGAGAAACCAAACCATCTGTTTCAATTGTAAACACAATTTTTTCATAGTTAGGATTGTCTTCAACTAAAACATTCTCTATTTCGTAAACAGCTCTTTTCACTGGTGTAAAGAAAGCATCTAAGGCAATAAAATCATCCCCAACTATATCTCTAATATTTTCACTGGGGACATACCCGATTCCCTTTTCAACAATCAAAGAAAAATTGAGTTCTGCATCTTCATTGATTGTTGCCAGATAAGCATCTGGCGTAACAATTTCAATATGTGAATTTGCAAGATCACTGCCTTTAATCTCACGTGGACCAGAAAAAGAGTAGTTAACTTCTACACGCTTTTCATCGCCTTTAAGTTTAAAGCGAATATTTTTAAGATTAATAATAAAAAGAGCAACATCTTCAAGCATACCACGCATGCTATCAAATTCATGGGTTACGCCCTCAATCTTTACAGCCGTTGGAGCCGATCCTACGGTACTACTTAAAAGCAATCTGCGTAGAGGATGTGCCAATGTTACAGCAAAACCTGATTCAAACGGATAGGCACTGATTTGAACCTTACTTGCTGAAATATTTTCGACCTCAATTTCAGTTGGCATGTAAGCTGATGTATTGATTTTTTTCATATGCTACCTACTTTATTATTTAGAGTATAGCTCAACGATTAATCTTTCTTCAACCGGAATAACTACTTCTTCTCTCTCAGGTATTCGTGTAAAAATACCCATTGCTTTTTCTCTTTCAACATCAACCCACGGTGCAATACCAGTTTGTTGTGTTAATTCAAGCGCTCTTTTGATTTGAGGGTTATTTTTAGATTTTTCACACACCTCAACTTTATCACCTGCACGAACAATATAGGAAGGAATATCTACTTTGCTTCCATTCACTAAAAGATGTCCGTGTGTTACAAGTTGGCGCGCAAATCTTCTGGTAGTTGCAAACCCCATACGATAAACAACATTATCAAGTCTTCTTTCAATTAAAAGAACAAGATTAATACCGGTATTACCCTCTTTTCTTGCTGCTTCATCAAAAATACGTCTGAACTGTTTTTCAGAAACTCCATACATAAATTTAGCTTTTTGCTTCTCTCTTAATTGAAGTCCATACTCACTAATTTTTGCTCTTCTTTGTCCGTGTTGACCTGGTGCATATGGACGCTTATCTAATGCGCTTTTACCAGCAAGTCTTCGCTCACCTTTAAGGGCTAAGCTAACACCAAGTCTTCTCTCGAGCTTTTCGACTGGTCCTCTATATCTTGCCATTTTTTCTCCTAATCTATTGCATAAACGAAAAAATTTATTCTGTTTTTCTTCTAAAAGTATATTCTAAAGCTAGAATTATACTCTTCGTCTTTTTGGAGGTCTACAGCCATTATGTGGTAAAGGAGTAATGTCTTTTAAGAAAGAGACTTTTATACCCTCTGTTGTACCAGCACTTTTTACCGCTGTTTCACGACCACTGCCTGGTCCTTGAACTTTGATACCGATTTCTTTGAGACCATGTTCTTTTGCTTTGGTAAGTGCATCTTCAACAGCTTGTTGTGCGGCATAAGGGGTAGATTTTTTGCTACCTTTAAAACCCAAACTTCCTGCACTACTCCATGCAATAACATTTCCCATCTCATCAGTTACAGTAACGACAGTGTTATTAAATGTTGCCGAGATATAGATAATACCTTTAGCAATATTTTTTTTAACAACTTTTTTACGTACTACTTTTCTTTTTGCCATCTGTTTCCCTTTGAGACTTCGTTATTTAGCTTTAGCGCCAACGGTGCGTTTTTTACCTTTACGGGTACGCGCATTCGTTTTTGTTTTTTGACCTCGAACTGGCAAGCCTTTTCTATGTCTAAGTCCACGGTAACTTCCCATGTCCATTAATGCTTTAATGTCCATAGCTACTTTTTTACGAAGATCACCCTCTACTTGAAAACCTGCTTGAATTTCTTTACGAATTGCTGCAACATCGTCTTCACTTAGTTCATGAACTCTTTTATCAAACGAAATTCCAGTTGCTGTTAAAATAGCTCTAGAACTTGTTAAACCTATACCATAGATGTATGTTAGACCATACTCTACTCTTTTCTTCATTGGAAGGTCTACACCTGCAATCCTTGCCATGATTATCCTTGTCTCTGTTTATGTTTTGGATTTACGCAAATGACTCTAACGATATTTTTTCGTTTGATCACTTTGCACTTATCGCACATCTTCTTTACAGAAGGTCGTACTTTCATTGTGACTCCTGAACTTTTTTTCCACTGGAATTTTGAGTTAAACTGTCACAGGTTTGATGATGTTTTCAAACCAACAATCGAAAAAACAGTGGTTCCTTTTTCGATTATTCTTCACACAGTTTTACAAAAGGGGCTAATTATACAGAATTTAAGCTAATACTTTACTTATATCTGTAGGTTATACGCCCTTTATCCAAACTATACGGGGTTAACTCAACTTTAACGGTATCCCCTGGCATTATTTTAATATAATGCATTCTCATTTTTCCAGCAATATGACATAAAATCACATGACTGTTCTGTACTTCAACTTTAAACGTTGCATTGGGAAGAGCTTCTATCACTTTCCCATCAATCTCAATAACATCATCTTTTGCCATTTAACCTCCTAGACTTTCAAGATAGCGACAAAATCTCTGCTTTACCATCTATGATAGCAACCGTATGCTCATAGTGGCTTCCTCTTAACCCATCTGTTGATACCACAGACCACTTATCTTCTAAAATTTTAGGTGTACCCTCTTTATGGCAAATCATTGGTTCAATACAAAAAACCATACCATTTTTAATTTTAGGACCACTTTTAGGATTATTACCCTCTAAATAATTGGGTAATTCTGGTTCTTCATGCGGTTTTCGACCAATTCCATGACCACAAAAACCTCGAAGAGGGACATATCCCCTAGCGTGAATAAACTGTTCTATAGCATGGCTTAACTCTTTAAAACGCATCTCTGCATGAATAATATCAATAGCATAATACAAAGCATCCTTAGCACATGCTATTAATGATTCATCCTCTTTTGATATTTGCCCCACACCAATCGTTACAGCAGAATCACCATACCAGCCATCCACTTCAGTACCAATATCCATGCCAATAATATCACCCTCTTTTAGTGCATACTCCGTTGGTATTCCATGAATAATCACTTCATTGACAGAAGTACATACCCCTGCAGGAAAACCATAAAGTCCCTTAAATGCAGGGCGAGCACCTAAACTTTGCATATAAGACTCACCCATGGCATTTAATTCTTTCAAACGCATGCCTGGGTGAATATTACATGTAAGATATTCAAGTGTTTTTGCAACAATTTTATTCGCATCAGAAAGCTTTGCAATTTCTTGCGCTTTTTTAATGGTTATTGCCATAATCTTAGAGTCCTACAGCACTCAATGTCTCATATTTATTCATGTACATTTGTGCTTCAATTTTACGCATCGTATCTAAGGCTACTTGAACAACAATTAAGACAGCCGTTCCTCCAAAATAAAATGGTACACCCATTACTTTGACAAGTACCCATGGAAGTGTCGAAATCAATCCTAAATAAATTGAACCCCAAAGTGTTAATCTTCCAGCAACATCATTTAAATACAAAGCCGTGCTTTCTCCTGGTCGAACACCTGGTATAAAGCCACCTTGTTTTTTGAGATTTTCTGAAATATCTTTTGCATTAAAAACAATGGATGCATAAAAATAAGCAAAGAAAATAACAAACAAAAACGTAAGAACATTAAAGACATAACTGTTTGGATTTAAAAAATCATGAATTGCTTGAACAATTGGATTGGTACTTGCTTGCATAATCGTTGATGGAAACATCAAAATTGCACTAGCAAAAATAGGAGGAATAACACCACTAAGATTCATCTTAATAGGTACGTAATTCATAATACGTTTATGTTGATTTTGAAGAACTACTTTGCGTGAATATGAAATAGGAACCCTACGTTCACCCATCTCAACATAAATAATAGAACCTACTGTAGCCAGTATAACAAGAAGGATACCAATCACAACTAGAAAGTTTAATTCTCCTGTATTCACAAGATTAATGGTCCCACCAATTGCACTAGGAATTCCTGAAACAATACCTGCAAAAATAATTAAACTGATACCATTTCCAATGCCTCTTTGTGTAATTTGTTCACCAATCCACATCAACAGCATTGTTCCAGTTAACATACTCGCAGCTGCAATCGCTGAAAATGTTGTCATATCGAGCATAATAGCACTCTCACCTGATCGACCTGTCATTCCCCCTAATCCCACAGAAACACCAATCGCTTGCACAATTGTAATACCAATCGTTGCGTATCGGATAATCTGCATGTACTTTACCATACCATCACGTTCTTTTTTCATTTTACCAAGTGCAGGGAAGGTAGCAGCAAGAAGTTCCATGATAATTGAAGCAGTAATATAAGGCATAATACCTAAGGAGATAATGCTTAATCGTTCAGCAGCATTGCCACTGAACATATTAAACATACCAAGAGCATTTGAGCTATTGGAGTCGAAGAACTCTTTAATTACCTCTATATTTACACCAGGAACTGGTACATATGCCAAAATCCTATATGCAAAAATAAAACCCAATGTAACTAAAATCTTCCTCGTGAGATCTTGATTCATCTACTCATTCCAGTAAACACAACATTCTCATCTTTAATTTTTGAAGCAAGTTCTTTTGCACCTGCGCCAATCAATTTTACTTTAACAATGCTGCTAGAAATTTTATGAACTGTTCTAATTGCATCAACAGTAATTTCAGCTAATTCTTTAACAGCTGTAATTTTATCAATATTGATGACATAAGGTTTCTCAATTTTAGAAGTAAAACCAACTTTTGGTAATCTTCTTTGAAGAGGTTGTTGACCACCTTCAAAACCTCTTTTTCTTTTATATCCTGTACGAGACTTTTGTCCGTTAGCACCACGGCTAGCAGTTTTTCCCATACCACTACCTTGACCACGACCTACGCGTTTGATCTTTTTGGTAGAGTTTTCTGCTGGGGTAAGATTATCTAATGCCATTTTGAATCCTTTTCTTCACTTAACTTTTAATCATGCTAAGAGCTTTAATCGTTGCTCTTACCACATTAGAAGCATTGTTTGAACCCAATGACTTTGTCAAAATATCCTTAATACCTGCAAGTTCCACAACAGGACGTGTTGCACCACCAGCAATCACACCCGTACCATCACTAGCTGGTTTAAGAATAATACGACTTGCATTAAATTTAACTTCAACATCATGTGCAATTGTTGAGCCTTTAATATTCACTTTGACAATGTTTTTAAATGCATCATCAACAGCTTTTCGAATCGCATCAGGAACCTCTTTAGCTTTACCAAAACCAAAGCCAACAAGACCTTTTTTATTTCCAACAACGACAAGTGCTGTAAATCTAAAACGTCTACCACCTTTAACAACTTTTGTTACGCGGCCAATATTGACGATAACTTCTTCAAACTCTTCTCTGTTATATTTTTCCATTGAATCGTTTTCCTCTTCTTTTTCTTATAGCACTATGCCGTTTGCTCTAAGGCCATCAGCAAAAGCAGCAACTACGCCATGATACAAATAGCCATTTCTATCATAAACAACTTGAGTTAAATTTTTAGCTTTTAGTGTATCTGCAAATGCTTTTGCAACTTCTGTTGCAGCTGCTTTACTTGAATTAAATCCTAATTTTTTACCATCCACACTTGCTAAAGTAACACCTGTAACATCATCAATTGCCTGCGCATAAAGATAGCGATTAGATTTAAAAAGAGAAATTCTAGGTCTTGCAACTGTACCAGAAATATCAGCTCTAACTCTTCTTTTTCGCTTAACTCTTAATGCAAGTTTTCGTTTTAAAATATTTGCTCTCATTTCCTACCCTTACTTCTTGGAAGTTTTTCCGGCTTTACGGATAATAGTCTCATCAATATACTTGATACCTTTACCTTTATACGGTTCAGGAGCCCTAAAACTTCTGATCTCAGCAGCAATTTGACCAACGACTTGCTTATCATCACCAACAATTGTGATTACGTTTTTCTCAACACTTACTTGAATATCTTGTGGAAATTCATAGTTAATTGGATGAGAGTAACCCAGTTGAAGCTCAAGAACTTTACCATTAACAGCAGCTTTATAACCAACACCGTTAATTTCAAGTTGCTTTTTAAAACCTTCTGTTAGACCCGTAATAACATTTTGACCAAGTGCGCGGTATGTGCCCCAAAAAGCACTGCTCTGACGATCAGTACCTTTTGAAATAAACACAAGTTCACCCTCTTGAACGTTTACGTCAACATTTCCCTTAGTGTCCAATACTTTTTGAACACTACCTTTTTTAAACTCTACTAAATCACCGTTTACTGACACTTCAACGCCAGCAGGTATTTTAATAGGTTTTTTACCAATACGAGACATTTTATTTCCTTTTACTTGTCTACGATAAGCTTACATCTTAGAATGGATATCGAATACCATAAAAGAACAGCAATTACCAAATACTACAAATAACTTCGCCACCAAGACCTGCTTTGTGTGCGTCGTCATTACTAAGAACACCTTTTGATGTACTAACAACAATGGTACCATACCCATTTTTGAAGCGTTTAATTTCATCAGAACCTTTATAGACTCTACGTCCTGGTTTTGAAATCTTTTTCACTTCATTGATAACTTGAGCACCTCTTGCATCATACTTCAAAACAACATTGATAAACTTTTTAGGACCTTCTTCAACAACGTTAAAACTTTCGATATAACCTTTGTTCTGAAAAATAACTAAAATTGCTTCAACCAGTTTTGAATGCATTAACTTCGTCACATCAAGTTTTCTCATTGATGCATTTCTGATTCTTGTTAAAGAATCTGCTACTAGATCATTAATCATAGTCTATTTCCTTACCAGCTTGCTTTTTTGAGGCCTGGAATAAGACCCTCATTTGCCATTTTACGAAGACAAATTCTGCAGATACCAAAATCTCTGTAAACAGAGTGTGGACGTCCACAAATTTGACATCGTGTGTATGCTCTTACTTGAAACTTAGGCTTTCTAGCAGCCTTTGCAATCATTGATTTTTTAGCCATATTATTTACCTTTTGCGAACGGCAAACCAATGAGTTCAAGAAGTCTAAATGCTTCTTTATCATTGCTAGCAGTTGTTACGACTGTAATATTCATTCCGTGAGTTTTCATGATATTATCATACTCAACCTCTGGGAACATCAATTGCTCATTTAAACCAAAGTTATAGTTTGCTCTTCCATCAAATCCAGATCGCGGAAGACCTCTAAAATCTTTTACTCTTGGAAGTGCTACAGAAATGAGCTTATCCAAAAATGCGTACATATTCTCTTTGCGAAGGGAGACTTTAACCCCTACAGGGTATCCTGCACGTACTTTAAAACCCGCAACGGATTTTTTAGCATTCGCAACAACCGCTTTTTGACCAGCGATTAGAGAGATGGTATCGACGATATTTTGCAATAACTTCGTATCTTTACCTTCTTCACCAGCGCCAACGCTGATAACGATTTTTTCGATTTTAGGAGCCAACATAGAATTAGCAATATTAAACTCTTTGACCAATGCTGGTTGCACTTCAGCATTAAATTTCTCTTGCAATCTGTTCATTATTTACCCTCTACTTTAGCCACATTAGAGACATGAATTGGTTTTTCAACATTAGCAAAACCACCTTTTGGATTACTCTCACTTGGCTTAATGGCTTTTTTTGCTACTTTGCAACCCTCAACAACGACTTGTGAAGTTTTTGGCAAAACTTGAACAACTTTTGCCTCTTTACCTTTATCGTCGCCTGCGATTACTTTAACAGTATCGCCTTTTTTAATTTTCATCTTTGTTGCCATTATAATACCTCCGGCGCCAAAGATACGATTTTCATAAAGTTAGCATAACGAACTTCACGACCGACTGGTCCGAAAATACGTGTACCGATTGGCTCTCTTTTGTTATCAAGAATAACAGCAGCATTTTCATCAAAACGAATCAATGAGCCATTTTCTCTTTGGATCTCTTTTTTTGTTCTAACGATAACCGCTTTTACCACTTGCCCTTTTTTCACTTTACCACTTGGTAATGCTTTTTTAACAGACGCAATGATTACATCACCCACGGTTGCATAACGACGTTTACTACCGCCTAGAACTTTAATACACATGATCTCTTTAGCACCACTGTTATCAGCTACTGCTAATCTTGTAAAACTTTGAATCATTATTCAACTCCTACTTTAACAATAGCACTGAGTCTAAAAGACTTTCTTTTTGAAAGTGGTCTGCACTCAATAGCACTTACCGTGTCACCGATTTTGACTTGGTTGCTCTCGTCATGGACTAGGTATTTTTTGAAACGTTTCACGAATTTACGATATCGTGGATGCATAACGCGTCTTTCAACTAAAACAGTGATTGTTTTATCGCCTGCTTTTTGAACAACTACGCCTTGAATCTCTCGTTTTAAAGCCATTAGTTACCCCTTACTTGAGCAGAAATAGCCGTATTAATACGTGCGATATCTCTTCTAACTTCTTTAATCTCATTCGGATTAGTCAGTTGCATTGTTTTTAACTTTTGTCTTAATGTAAACAAAAGAACCTTTTTCTCTTTTAACAATTCTGCAAGCTCTGATGCGCTTTTGCTATTTAAATCAATATACTTCATTTTCGCTCTCTCGAGTTACAATCTTGGTTTTGAAAGGCAATTTGTGCATTGCAAGGGTTAATGCTTCACGCGCTAACTCTTCAGACACACCTGCCATTTCAAAAATAATTCTGCCAGGCTTAATATTCATAACCCATTTATCCACAGAGCCTTTACCTTTACCCATTCTGGTTTCAAGTGGCTTAGCCGTTAAAGGTTTATCTGGGAATACAC harbors:
- the rplP gene encoding 50S ribosomal protein L16 is translated as MLMPKRTKYKKQMKGRNRGEAQSGASISFGEIGLKAVEAGRIDSRQIEAARIAYTRHVKRQAKTWIRVFPDKPLTAKPLETRMGKGKGSVDKWVMNIKPGRIIFEMAGVSEELAREALTLAMHKLPFKTKIVTRESENEVY